Proteins encoded together in one Accipiter gentilis chromosome 16, bAccGen1.1, whole genome shotgun sequence window:
- the KLHL31 gene encoding kelch-like protein 31, with amino-acid sequence MAPKKKNVKKNKADINEMTIIVEDGPLSKLNGLNGLLDGGNGFSCISSEVSDPSYSPNLLEGLSRMRQENFLCDLTISTKTKSFSVHKVVMASSSDYFHNILKKDPSTQRVDLNDVSPLGLATVITYAYTGKLTLSLYTIGSIISTAIYLQIHTLVKMCCDFLIQEISVENCMYVANIAETYGLKTTKEAAHKFIRDNFIEFSETDQFLKLTFDQINELLADDDLQLPSEIVAFQIAIKWLEFDQKRVKFAADLLGNIRFGTISAQDLVNYVQTVPRMMQDADCHKLLVDAMNYHLLPYHQNTLQSRRTRIRGGFRVLVTVGGRPALTEKSLSRDILYRDPENGWKKLSEMPAKSFNQCVTVMDGFLYVAGGEDQNDARNQAKHAVSNFCRYDPRFNTWIHLANMNQRRTHFSLNVFNGLLFAVGGRNSEGCLSSVECYVPATNQWQMKAPLEVPRCCHASAVVDGRILVTGGYINNAYSRSVCAYDPSKDSWQDRSSLSTPRGWHCAVSLLERVYVMGGSQLGGRAERVDVLPVECYSPYTGQWSYVAPLQTGVSTAGASTLNGKIYLVGGWNEIEKKYKKCIQCYNPDLNEWTEEDELPEATVGVSCCTISMPNTKTRESRASSVSSVPVSI; translated from the exons ATGGCCCCTAAGaagaagaatgtgaaaaagaacaaagcagatATCAATGAAATGACTATCATCGTGGAAGATGGCCCCCTCAGTAAACTAAATGGCTTGAATGGACTCTTAGATGGAGGAAATGGTTTCAGCTGCATCTCATCTGAAGTTTCTGACCCATCATATAGCCCAAATCTCTTGGAAGGTCTAAGCAGAATGAGACaagagaattttctttgtgacttGACTATCAGTACCAAAACCAAATCCTTCAGTGTTCATAAGGTGGTGATGGCTTCAAGCAGTGACTACTTCCACAACATCTTAAAGAAAGATCCATCCACTCAAAGAGTAGACCTCAATGATGTATCCCCATTGGGTCTAGCTACTGTTATCACCTATGCTTACACTGGAAAACTTACTCTCTCACTTTATACAATAGGTAGTATTATTTCCACAGCAATTTATCTGCAGATTCACACCCTTGTAAAGATGTGCTGTGATTTTCTAATCCAAGAAATTAGTGTTGAGAATTGTATGTATGTTGCCAATATTGCAGAAACATACGGACTAAAAACAACAAAGGAAGCAGCGCACAAATTTATTAGAGACAACTTCATTGAATTTTCAGAAACAGATCAGTTCTTAAAACTTACTTTTGATCAGATTAATGAACTTCTTGCAGATGACGACTTGCAGTTGCCTTCTGAAATTGTTGCATTCCAGATTGCAATAAAATGGCTGGAATTTGACCAAAAAAGAGTAAAGTTTGCTGCCGATCTCTTAGGTAACATCCGTTTCGGTACCATCTCAGCCCAAGACCTTGTCAATTATGTTCAAACTGTGCCAAGAATGATGCAAGATGCAGACTGCCATAAGCTCCTAGTGGATGCCATGAACTATCATTTGCTTCCTTATCACCAGAATACACTTCAGTCCAGAAGAACAAGGATCCGTGGAGGTTTCAGAGTCTTAGTTACTGTTGGCGGACGCCCAGCTCTAACAGAAAAGTCTCTTAGCAGAGACATCTTATACAGAGATCCTGAAAACGGGTGGAAGAAGCTGAGTGAAATGCCTGCTAAAAGTTTTAATCAGTGTGTCACGGTGATGGATGGATTTCTCTATGTGGCCGGTGGGGAAGACCAGAATGATGCCAGGAACCAAGCCAAGCATGCAGTCAGCAATTTCTGCAG GTACGATCCTCGTTTCAACACCTGGATTCACCTGGCAAATATGAATCAGCGGCGCACTCACTTCAGCCTGAATGTGTTCAACGGCCTCCTTTTTGCCGTGGGTGGTCGCAACTCGGAGGGCTGCCTCTCCTCGGTGGAATGCTACGTGCCTGCAACTAATCAGTGGCAGATGAAGGCACCCCTAGAGGTGCCCAGGTGCTGCCATGCCAGCGCGGTGGTGGATGGTCGGATCCTGGTCACAGGAGGTTACATTAATAACGCTTACTCTCGCTCGGTGTGCGCGTACGACCCCAGCAAGGATAGCTGGCAGGATAGGTCCAGCCTCAGCACCCCAAGGGGGTGGCACTGCGCGGTGTCCCTTCTGGAGAGGGTCTACGTCATGGGAGGGTCTCAGCTAGGGGGGCGAGCCGAAAGGGTCGACGTTCTCCCTGTGGAGTGTTACAGTCCTTACACGGGGCAGTGGAGTTACGTGGCCCCACTTCAAACCGGAGTGAGTACGGCTGGCGCCTCCACCCTTAATGGGAAAATTTACCTAGTGGGTGGCTGGaatgaaatagagaaaaaatacAAGAAGTGCATTCAGTGCTATAACCCGGATCTCAACGAATGGACAGAGGAAGATGAGCTGCCTGAGGCCACGGTGGGGGTATCCTGTTGTACGATATCCATGCCCAACACCAAGACAAGGGAGTCCAGGGCCAGCTCAGTCTCTTCTGTCCCAGTCAGTATTTAA